DNA sequence from the Bacillota bacterium genome:
TTGAAGACCAAAACATTGCTGGAAAAGCCCGCACCCAGATCATAGAGGGTATATCCTTCGGGGACTTGGTGCAACAGGGCCCGATCAGTACCAGGCTTTAACTCGAAGATATCCACCCGCCCGTCAGCCAAGTCCTGGTAATGTCGGGTAAGGTTCTGATTGGTACGAATCACCACCCGGGTAAGGTAGGGCAATGCATTACCCCGGGCATCCCGTTTCCAGTACCGGGGGTTACGTAAAAGGATCACTTGCCTCCCCACCTGATACTGTACCAGCTGGAAGGGACCAGTCCCCACCACATCGGATAAGGGGCTGTCCAGATCCCAGGTCCGGGAAAACTCCCCCTTTAGCCAGGGTTCCAAGAGCTTGTGGCGCGGCATGATCTTCATCGTTAGTGCGGAAAGCAGAGGGGAAAAGGGTCTAGGCAGGATCAACCGGATGGTGTAATCGTCCACTTTCTCGTACCTAAAGGGCTTACCATCCACATAAAACTCTTCACGGTAAATAAACGGCAAAGTCTCGTCGAAGACCAGGTTCAAGGTGAAAATCACATCATCGGCGGTGAAGGGCGTGCCATCATGCCAGAGGACATCCCGCCGCAGATGGAAGGTCCATATGGTACCGTCGGAACTGAACTCCCAACGCGACGCCAACGCGGGCACCAACTCACCGGTGGCATAGTCATATTCCACCAGACTGTCGAAGATGTAATCTAAAATCAAAAGGGAGGTCTGGTCTTCTGCCATGAAATAGTTGAAGGTCCGGGGGGTTCCCACCACACTGAAGGTCAAGCTACCCCCGTACTGACCGGTACTTGCATCCGCCACCTTCACCACGGGACAAAGGAGTAACATAGCACAACAAAGGATAGCAACAATAGTGCGCATGTTCTACTTCCTCCCGAAAATGACGTTCCTATATCTATTCGTTACCCGCGCCAAGAACTCCTTTTCCAAGTCTAGGACTTTTTTACCTAAAGATCCGTCCTTTCTGCATATACTAGCGGTGAAGAACAAGAATAGGGAGTTGAGGGTTCCGATGAAACACTGGATACTAACTA
Encoded proteins:
- a CDS encoding ABC transporter substrate-binding protein, with protein sequence MRTIVAILCCAMLLLCPVVKVADASTGQYGGSLTFSVVGTPRTFNYFMAEDQTSLLILDYIFDSLVEYDYATGELVPALASRWEFSSDGTIWTFHLRRDVLWHDGTPFTADDVIFTLNLVFDETLPFIYREEFYVDGKPFRYEKVDDYTIRLILPRPFSPLLSALTMKIMPRHKLLEPWLKGEFSRTWDLDSPLSDVVGTGPFQLVQYQVGRQVILLRNPRYWKRDARGNALPYLTRVVIRTNQNLTRHYQDLADGRVDIFELKPGTDRALLHQVPEGYTLYDLGAGFSSNVLVFNQRTTVLPEEKYEVLTDRAFRQAVAYSINQDRIVHEVYGNRAVKQQAFVSPASRFFHESDVTVYDHDLGRARELLAAAGYFWDEAGRLHSPRGWPVELRLCSSADNPERVQIADLVVTDLLQLGVTVEHTPVNTNVFVRKITTGDWDCVLLGMKSGMDPHDGWDIWHSTGYFHLWLPMQDSPRTAWEAEVDRLFELGASTLDAAERAAIYGQAQRIIAEEVPMLFLPAPSRLFLVRNQVRNVGGVGPQGVFGELVNLWMENP